One Cedecea neteri DNA segment encodes these proteins:
- the dusA gene encoding tRNA dihydrouridine(20/20a) synthase DusA, with amino-acid sequence MSSQSNQTPFQPHRFSIAPMLDWTDRHCRYFLRQLSRHTLLYTEMVTTGAIIHGKGDYLAYSEEEHPIALQLGGSDPQALAHCAKLAEARGYDEINLNVGCPSDRVQNGRFGACLMGEAQLVADCIKAMRDVVSIPVTVKTRIGIDDQDSYEFLCDFIGTVAGKGECEMFIIHARKAWLSGLSPKENREIPPLDYPRVYQLKRDFPQLTMAINGGVKTLEEAKTHLQHLDGVMVGREAYQNPGLLTTVDREIFGADVADSDPVAVVRAMYPYIERELANGTYLGHVTRHMLGLFQGIPGARQWRRYLSENAHKAGAGIEVVEHALSLVADKRQL; translated from the coding sequence ATGTCCTCACAAAGCAACCAGACTCCTTTCCAGCCGCACCGTTTCTCCATTGCGCCGATGCTCGACTGGACCGATCGCCACTGCCGCTATTTCCTGCGCCAGCTGTCCCGCCACACGCTGCTGTACACCGAAATGGTGACCACCGGGGCGATCATCCACGGTAAAGGGGACTATCTGGCCTATAGCGAAGAAGAACATCCGATTGCGCTGCAACTTGGCGGCAGCGACCCACAGGCGCTGGCACACTGCGCGAAACTCGCCGAAGCGCGCGGCTACGATGAAATTAACCTGAACGTAGGCTGCCCTTCTGACCGGGTTCAGAACGGGCGCTTCGGTGCTTGCCTGATGGGTGAAGCGCAGCTGGTCGCCGACTGTATTAAAGCGATGCGTGATGTGGTTTCTATCCCGGTGACGGTAAAAACCCGTATCGGTATCGACGACCAGGACAGCTACGAATTCCTCTGCGATTTTATTGGCACGGTGGCAGGCAAGGGCGAATGCGAGATGTTTATCATCCACGCGCGTAAAGCCTGGCTCTCTGGCCTGAGCCCAAAAGAAAACCGTGAAATTCCACCGCTGGATTACCCGCGCGTTTACCAGCTCAAGCGTGATTTCCCGCAACTGACCATGGCGATTAATGGCGGGGTTAAGACGCTGGAAGAAGCGAAAACGCACCTCCAGCACCTGGATGGCGTGATGGTCGGGCGTGAGGCTTACCAAAACCCTGGCTTGCTGACAACGGTTGACCGCGAAATTTTCGGGGCAGATGTTGCGGACAGCGATCCCGTTGCCGTGGTGCGAGCGATGTATCCGTACATTGAGCGCGAACTGGCAAACGGCACCTACCTGGGCCATGTGACTCGCCATATGCTCGGCCTGTTCCAGGGAATACCGGGCGCGCGTCAGTGGCGCCGTTACTTAAGCGAGAACGCGCATAAAGCCGGGGCTGGCATTGAAGTGGTTGAACACGCGCTGTCTTTGGTTGCCGATAAACGCCAGCTTTAG
- a CDS encoding quinone oxidoreductase, with protein MATRIEFSQHGGPEVLKAVEFTPKDPAENEVQVENKAIGINYIDTYIRSGLYPPPALPSGLGTEAAGVVSKVGSKVTHLKVGDRVVYAQSGLGAYSSVHNAPADKVAKIPDVISFEQAAASFLKGLTVFYLLRKTYEIKANETFLFHAAAGGVGLIACQWAKALGAKLIGTVGSAQKADRALQAGAWQTINYQHENISERVKELTGGKKVAVVYDSVGKETWEASLDCLQRRGLLVSFGNSSGPVTGVNLGILNQKGSLYVTRPSLNGYLTTRAEFDEACHELFSLIASGAIKVDVAENQKFALKDAVLAHQTLESRATQGSSLLIP; from the coding sequence ATGGCAACGCGCATCGAATTTAGCCAACACGGCGGGCCAGAAGTACTGAAAGCCGTTGAGTTTACGCCGAAAGATCCGGCGGAGAACGAAGTTCAGGTTGAGAATAAAGCGATAGGTATTAATTACATTGATACCTATATCCGCAGCGGGCTTTATCCGCCTCCGGCGCTCCCGAGCGGGCTGGGGACCGAAGCCGCGGGCGTTGTCAGCAAGGTCGGCAGCAAAGTCACTCATCTGAAGGTTGGCGATCGAGTGGTTTACGCGCAGTCTGGCCTGGGGGCCTACAGCAGCGTCCATAATGCGCCAGCCGACAAGGTCGCTAAAATCCCGGATGTTATCTCTTTCGAACAGGCTGCAGCGTCTTTCCTGAAAGGCCTGACCGTGTTTTATCTCCTGCGGAAAACCTACGAAATTAAAGCCAATGAAACCTTTCTGTTCCACGCGGCGGCAGGTGGCGTGGGCCTGATCGCCTGCCAGTGGGCAAAGGCGCTGGGCGCAAAATTGATTGGTACTGTCGGTTCGGCACAAAAGGCCGATCGTGCTTTGCAGGCCGGGGCGTGGCAAACCATCAACTATCAGCACGAAAATATCTCCGAGCGCGTCAAAGAGCTGACCGGCGGCAAGAAAGTGGCGGTGGTTTATGATTCCGTCGGGAAAGAGACCTGGGAAGCGTCGCTGGATTGTCTGCAGCGCCGTGGGCTGCTGGTGAGCTTTGGTAACTCTTCCGGGCCGGTGACCGGCGTGAACCTGGGCATTCTGAACCAGAAGGGATCGCTGTACGTGACCCGCCCTTCTCTGAACGGCTATCTCACCACCCGCGCAGAGTTCGATGAAGCCTGCCACGAGCTGTTTTCGCTGATCGCCAGCGGCGCGATTAAGGTGGATGTCGCGGAAAACCAGAAGTTTGCGCTGAAGGATGCGGTGCTTGCACACCAGACGCTGGAAAGCCGTGCCACGCAGGGGTCAAGCCTGTTGATTCCATAA